A segment of the Streptomyces diastaticus subsp. diastaticus genome:
GAGTTCGACGGTCTCGTACGGGTTGCCGCCGGTGACCGCCCAGACCTCGCGGCAGAACGGGTCGTCGGCCTCGGGCCCGAGCGTGGCGCGGGTCAGTCCGGCGGTGGCGTCGGGGGTGAAGGCGGTGAGGGTGGCGAGGCTGGTGCCGGGGCGCGCGGCCCGGCCGACGGTTCTCAGATGGCGGGCGCTCTCGCCGGTGGCCTCGTCGTCCCGGTGGGCGACGACGAGCAGGACGGGCAGTTCGTCGAGGTGCTGGGCGAAGCCGGCGAGCCAGCGCAGGGACTCCTGGTCGGCCCAGTGGGCGTCGTCGATGACGAGGACCAGCGGCCAGTGCAGGGTGACCAGGCGGCTGACGGCGGCGACCAGCCCGTCGACGACGCCCTGCGGGTCGGCCTGGCGGCCGCCGGGCCGGGCGATCCCGAGGGCGGGGCCGGCGATGTCGTACCAGTCGCCGAGGTACTCGCGGGCCTCGGCGGCGCTGAGGGAGACCAGGGCGGGCTGGAGCAGCTGGCGGACGACGTGGAAGGGGACGGAGGTGACGGTCTCGCCGCCGCGGGCCGTCCAGACGGTGCAGCGGCCGGAGGCTATGCGCCGGACCTGGCGGAGCACGGCCGTCTTGCCGATGCCCGCCTCGCCGGTGAAGACGAGCAGGCCGCCGGTGCTGCTCCCCTCGCAGAGCGCGTCGACCGCGCCGGTGACGGCGGCGAGTTCCGCGTCCCGTTCCCAGAGCGGTCCGGACGGTACGGCCTCCGCGTGCTCCGGTGCCATGCCGCTCCTCCCCGTCAGATCGCGGTCCGGCGCCCGGACCTGGCTGCACTGCGGCTCCGAGCGTAGCCAACAGGGGCGTTCCGCGGTGCACACTCCGTGCGTTCCCTGGTGCGCGGGGTGAGAATCACGGGGGGACGAGCGGGGAGATACGCCGGATTGCGGACACCCGGTCGACGCCCGACGGTGGAAGTGCCGTCGTGGCGCCCGCTTCTCGGCCCGCCCCTCTCATGACTCCCTCACTCGGGGCTCATACTGTGGCGCCCATGACACAGGTGACTCCCCCCGGCTGGTACCCCGACCCCGGCCACGCAGGTGACGGCCCCCGCCAGGAACGCTGGTGGGACGGCGGACAGTGGACGGACAGCCTCCGCCCGGCGGGCGGGCCGGCGGGCGCCGCCCCGGGAACCGGCCAGGGCTGGGGCCGTCCCGCGCCCTGGGGCCCCGGCCCCGGGCAGCCGTACACCGCGCCGCCGAAGTCGCGGCGGACGGCCCGGACGGTGGTCGCCGCGGTGGTGGGCCTGGTGGTTCTCGCCGGGATCGGCGGCGGCGTGTACGCCCTCACCCAGGACGGCCCGGACGAGCGGGCCGGCGCAGCCGGGGACGACGGCGCGCGGGACCGGCGGGCACCGGGGGACGGCGCGGCGGACGCGGCGACCGACGGGGCCAGCGGCATCGCCCTGCCGGTGCTGGAGGGGTGGACCGGGGAGTCGGGTGAGGCGGGCGCGCAGGTGACGACGCGTCCGTACCCGTGCCCCGGGGCGGCGGAGCTGACCTGTGTGCGCAGCGGGGCCTTCTCGATGCCCGCCCAGGCCATGGGGCTGAAGGAGAGGACCGCCCGCGCCACGGCGGAGGCCGACATCGAGGCCAACATCGAGGAGGCGTACGGCGGCGAGACGTACGGCTCGATCACCGCGCGGGAGGAGGTGGCGGCCAAGGCGGTGACGGTGGCCGGGCAGCGCGGCCATCTGGTGCGCTGGAAGGTGGAGACGGCCTCGGGCGTCGACGGGTACGTGCAGTCCCTGGCCTTCCCCTCCCCGGCCTCGCCACGGCTGATGGTGCTGGTCCGCTTCGGGCTGGACGACCATCCGAAGGCGCCGAGGCCGACCGTGCTGGACCAGATACCCCGGGCGATACAGAAGGCGGAGCTGGGGACGGGGCCCGGCCGGGAGGTCTGAGCGAGGCACGCCCCGGGTGGCCGCGGCCGGCTCGCCGCCGGGCACGGACCCCCGCGCCCGGCGGGAGACCGGGCGGGCCCCCCTCGGAGGAGTCCCGCCCGGTCCCGCGGCGCGCCGCGCCCGTCCCCACGGAGCGGCGCCTCGGGCCGCCGTCCCTCATCCGCGAGGACGGCGGCCCCGTCTGTCGTCCCCCGCGGGCCCGCCCGTCCGCGGCGGAGGTCCGGCCGGAGAGGTGAGGCCCAGCGCGGGCAGGATACAGATGTCGACAAAGCGTTGAAGGTACGCGGCGTCCTCGGCCGGGTGGGGGCGGCGGCCCTCCAGGACGGGCCGCACCCGCAGGACGCCGAAGATCTGCGCGGCGACGAACTCCCGGGCGGGGTGGCCGACGGGAATCTCCCCGCGCCCCTCGGCCCGGTCCAGCATGGCGTCGACCATGCTGGTCTCCGGATGGACGAGTGCCTCGCGCAGCGCCTGCTGGAGGTCCTCGTCCTGGAGGACGGCGTGGGCGAGCGCCTGCACCAGGAGGCCGTCGCGGTCGCCGCGTTCGGCTCCGGCGCGCGCGGCCTCGCGCAGGTCCCCGGCGAGCGAGCCGGTGTCGATCCCGGAGAAGCGGACGCGGCGCTGGGCCCGCAGGGCAGCGGCGACGAGCCGGGGCTTGCCGCCCCACTGCCGGTAGAGCGTGGACTTGCCACAGCGGGTGCGGGCCGCGATCCCCTCCATGGTCAGCGCCTCGTACCCGCCCTCGCGGAGCAGGTCGAGGGTGGCCTCGTACAGCTCGCGCTCGCGCTCGGGGGTGATCTTGGAGCGGGGGGAGGAGAGCCCGCCGCGCTCTTCGCTACGACTCTGCGACGTCATACGCCCAACCCTCTCGTCTCCCGACGGCGGGCGGCCGCCGGACGGCTCCCCGGGGCACCCTTTCCGGCCACACAGCCCATCGATACGCCAGTGTACCGATACGGACGCGTATCGGTACACTGGCGTATCGATCCGGCCGCCGACCCGACCGCATCCGCCCGCACACGTCCACACCGTCAGCAAAGGGGCCGGGGCATGACAGCCCGTTCCGCGCCTGCCGCGGAGGACCGGCCGGACCTCGCTCCCCGGCCGCCGCTCGTCCGCGAACTCCTCCTCGTCGCCGGACTCTTCCTCGTCTACAAGTGCGGCCGTCTGCTCGCCGCCGGTGAGACGGCCGCGGCCTTCCGTCACGCCGACGGCGTCCGGCACGCGGAGCGCGCCCTGGGCCTGCCCGACGAGGCCGCCGTGCAGCGTCTGCTGCTGCACGGCGACACCCTGATACGCATCGCCAACACGTACTACGCCACCGTCCACTTCCCGGCGACCGCGCTCTTCCTCGTCTGGCTGTACCGGCGCAGGCCCCGCCACTACCTGTGGTCCCGGCGGGTCCTGGCGGTGCTGACGGGCGCCGCGCTCGCCCTGCACCTGCTGGTCCCCCTCGCCCCGCCCCGGATGCCGGCGGCGGCCGGTCTGGTCGACACCGGCCAGGTGTACGGCCCGACGGTCTACGGCAGGGCGCCGGAGGCCGACCCGCTGGCCAACCAGTTCGCGGCGATGCCCTCCCTGCACTTCGGCTGGGCGCTGATGGTGGCCGTCGGCCTGATCGCGGCCACCCGCTCCCGGTGGCGGTACCTCTGGCTGCTCCACCCCGCCCTGACCCTGCTCGTGGTGGTCGGCACCGCCAACCACTACTGGCTCGACGCGCTGGCCGCCACCGGCCTGCTCGCCGCCGCCCTGGCCACCGTCCG
Coding sequences within it:
- a CDS encoding TetR/AcrR family transcriptional regulator, with protein sequence MTSQSRSEERGGLSSPRSKITPERERELYEATLDLLREGGYEALTMEGIAARTRCGKSTLYRQWGGKPRLVAAALRAQRRVRFSGIDTGSLAGDLREAARAGAERGDRDGLLVQALAHAVLQDEDLQQALREALVHPETSMVDAMLDRAEGRGEIPVGHPAREFVAAQIFGVLRVRPVLEGRRPHPAEDAAYLQRFVDICILPALGLTSPAGPPPRTGGPAGDDRRGRRPRG
- a CDS encoding DUF2510 domain-containing protein, yielding MTQVTPPGWYPDPGHAGDGPRQERWWDGGQWTDSLRPAGGPAGAAPGTGQGWGRPAPWGPGPGQPYTAPPKSRRTARTVVAAVVGLVVLAGIGGGVYALTQDGPDERAGAAGDDGARDRRAPGDGAADAATDGASGIALPVLEGWTGESGEAGAQVTTRPYPCPGAAELTCVRSGAFSMPAQAMGLKERTARATAEADIEANIEEAYGGETYGSITAREEVAAKAVTVAGQRGHLVRWKVETASGVDGYVQSLAFPSPASPRLMVLVRFGLDDHPKAPRPTVLDQIPRAIQKAELGTGPGREV
- a CDS encoding phosphatase PAP2 family protein, with protein sequence MTARSAPAAEDRPDLAPRPPLVRELLLVAGLFLVYKCGRLLAAGETAAAFRHADGVRHAERALGLPDEAAVQRLLLHGDTLIRIANTYYATVHFPATALFLVWLYRRRPRHYLWSRRVLAVLTGAALALHLLVPLAPPRMPAAAGLVDTGQVYGPTVYGRAPEADPLANQFAAMPSLHFGWALMVAVGLIAATRSRWRYLWLLHPALTLLVVVGTANHYWLDALAATGLLAAALATVRLVGTAGSRGRLRGRVPLPGGRR